From Staphylococcus delphini, one genomic window encodes:
- a CDS encoding YfhO family protein, with amino-acid sequence MKKQKQKSHLSRFLTVFIAACLVGCIVYVPVVFRFIHDGIIYSGNGDGFKQMMPFQRFLYEHFSHLHSLYDSGFGLGGDYFTDLAYYYTTSPMMYVNFIFVGLGQWLLHIDPSDIEFWPSNQIFTAYLRCVITFLAAYGMFRQFKLELFYRYLGAILYATSTVVYYFNFTWSFFGDILIYLPLSIWGIERFFRSRRIGLFIIAIALTLFSNFYFSYYEAIILTVYLIYRMIWPHRDDQVGRWQKLYLLIPAVLCSLCIAALGFFTGVRSFLNNDRQTNDVFISPIIDFSQKYHIFTNGFYITVTFIALIALFSFKLYRHYHYKMVAIFTWILLIGSFSPYFDSAFNGFSFPQRRWVYILALTTSALIVLWLKYLTELTVQSFLQSLIPIAVLAIATIFFSSGAMWWMLVSVIILIVVAYHIYQRRPLTGKMRGVLLLLFIVQQFVLLLNYHHNNIAPYQSTMNDMKAPNYHSAALQQQIDKIKHDQSPLQRIDYMSTYAVNSSMIYDFNGVALYSSIFDGNIYDYYDRQMQINMEYDSNSTYRLLGDRENLYALWGVTDRIKDAPDRTMPYGMKKVQTIRDDNYAWTHSHQTIDYPSAHLTSRVYDAKDLKSPLDREQAMLQGVVLDHQQANQTFQANPNLLSKATVTPRDASMKGKILTVHAKDGGVTIDLPQNVKERYKDFYVEMDIELLSPNQPHYLKLDDFYQRRTKLDYAYRRFVTPITVRVPVRDTMQLKLKQGDYRFQLKGIYGEDYSTLKRAASEVEPVQIEQDRRHIHAHFKSDKDQYLVLPIPYRQGLHAEVNEEARPVLQGNGLMTVVPVEKGDRDVTVTYTLPYWHILSFLTVLGIVGAIIYRWWLRRTTQY; translated from the coding sequence TTGAAAAAACAGAAACAAAAAAGTCATTTATCACGCTTTTTAACCGTCTTCATTGCGGCCTGTCTCGTCGGATGTATCGTATACGTGCCGGTCGTGTTTCGTTTCATACATGACGGCATCATTTATAGTGGGAACGGCGATGGTTTTAAACAAATGATGCCTTTTCAACGCTTTTTGTATGAACATTTCTCCCATCTCCACTCACTTTATGACAGTGGTTTTGGACTTGGTGGCGATTATTTTACAGACCTCGCCTACTATTACACGACCTCACCGATGATGTATGTGAACTTCATTTTCGTAGGTCTCGGGCAATGGCTATTACATATCGATCCAAGTGACATTGAATTTTGGCCAAGCAACCAAATTTTCACGGCATATTTGCGATGTGTCATCACCTTTCTTGCCGCTTACGGTATGTTTCGTCAATTTAAACTCGAGCTCTTTTATCGATATTTAGGCGCTATCCTTTATGCCACTTCTACTGTGGTCTATTATTTCAATTTTACATGGTCGTTTTTTGGCGATATTTTAATTTACTTGCCCCTTTCCATTTGGGGAATTGAACGCTTTTTCAGAAGTCGTCGCATCGGATTATTCATTATCGCGATTGCTTTAACGTTATTTTCTAACTTTTACTTTAGTTATTATGAAGCGATTATTTTAACAGTGTACTTAATTTATCGCATGATTTGGCCGCATCGTGATGATCAAGTCGGTCGCTGGCAGAAATTGTATTTACTGATTCCAGCTGTGCTTTGTAGTTTGTGTATCGCGGCGTTAGGCTTTTTTACTGGGGTTCGGTCGTTTTTAAATAATGATCGGCAAACAAATGATGTCTTTATTTCACCGATTATCGATTTTTCTCAAAAGTACCATATCTTTACGAATGGTTTTTACATTACAGTGACGTTTATTGCGCTCATCGCACTGTTTTCGTTCAAACTGTATCGCCATTATCATTACAAAATGGTCGCGATTTTCACTTGGATTTTGTTAATCGGTTCGTTTTCACCCTATTTTGATAGTGCGTTTAACGGCTTTTCATTCCCACAGCGACGTTGGGTGTATATCCTTGCATTAACGACAAGTGCATTAATCGTATTATGGCTCAAATATTTGACCGAGTTGACTGTGCAATCATTTTTACAATCACTCATTCCGATTGCGGTACTGGCGATTGCAACAATATTCTTTTCAAGCGGTGCTATGTGGTGGATGCTCGTCAGTGTCATCATTTTAATCGTAGTGGCCTATCACATTTACCAACGTCGTCCGCTGACAGGTAAGATGCGCGGTGTCCTATTATTACTCTTTATCGTGCAACAATTTGTTTTATTACTGAACTATCATCACAACAATATCGCTCCGTATCAGTCAACCATGAACGATATGAAAGCGCCGAATTATCATAGTGCAGCTTTACAACAGCAGATCGATAAGATAAAGCATGACCAGTCACCGTTACAGCGCATTGATTACATGAGCACTTACGCTGTGAACTCGAGCATGATTTATGACTTTAATGGGGTCGCATTGTATTCTAGCATTTTCGATGGCAATATTTATGATTATTATGACCGTCAAATGCAAATCAACATGGAATATGACAGTAATAGTACATATCGTTTATTAGGCGATCGTGAAAACTTATATGCATTGTGGGGTGTGACGGACCGTATTAAAGATGCACCCGACCGTACAATGCCGTATGGAATGAAAAAAGTGCAAACGATTCGCGATGATAACTATGCTTGGACCCATTCACATCAAACAATCGATTATCCGAGCGCACATTTGACTTCACGTGTTTATGACGCCAAAGATTTAAAATCACCGCTAGATCGTGAACAAGCGATGTTGCAAGGTGTGGTACTCGATCATCAACAAGCCAATCAAACATTCCAAGCGAATCCAAACCTATTATCCAAAGCGACAGTGACACCACGAGATGCATCGATGAAAGGAAAAATTTTAACCGTTCACGCAAAAGACGGTGGCGTGACTATCGATTTACCTCAAAATGTGAAAGAACGGTATAAAGACTTTTACGTGGAGATGGATATCGAACTGTTGTCACCCAATCAACCGCACTATTTAAAGCTGGATGATTTTTACCAGCGTCGTACCAAACTCGACTATGCATATCGTCGTTTTGTCACACCGATAACCGTGCGTGTACCGGTTCGTGACACGATGCAACTGAAGTTAAAACAAGGCGATTACCGTTTTCAGCTGAAAGGCATATACGGCGAAGATTACAGTACGCTTAAACGAGCCGCTTCAGAAGTCGAACCCGTACAAATTGAGCAGGATCGCCGACACATCCATGCACATTTCAAATCAGACAAAGACCAATACCTTGTACTCCCGATACCTTACAGACAAGGTTTACACGCTGAAGTCAATGAAGAAGCAAGACCTGTGCTTCAAGGCAATGGCTTAATGACCGTTGTGCCTGTCGAAAAAGGTGATCGTGACGTGACCGTGACCTATACACTTCCTTATTGGCATATTTTAAGTTTTCTGACCGTTTTAGGCATTGTGGGGGCTATCATTTATCGTTGGTGGCTCCGTCGTACAACCCAATATTAA